Proteins found in one Candidatus Abawacabacteria bacterium genomic segment:
- a CDS encoding SpoIID/LytB domain-containing protein: MLLLRKIALIALVALLLGDNFSSFLITDNLLRTIIQPSYAASELLPFNDQVLTIPAQEENATYISNWFSVQAFYGLQLTWQATSAQSVIFSYRTQLNAQWEPFVQDVDSVDGIALPVFTKMSEQIQIKADLRKDANQVPAISSVRLSLVDPGKSALAISSAQADEAVITRTTWGADESLRLRTTRDRIRTEQAKKKPVELAKPDPIPATPKSDEPKKPTEESEYGPNCSKLEAKYPQELKVVSVSRNNPAGEEYTWPVAYAAKLRKLVVHHTDMDIKDYDQNGVIDNDDYKAAVRAIYYFHTISRDWGDIGYNYLIDPAGHIYEGRAGGDMAIAAHTLCKNNGALGIALLGRFQDSYPSEAALVSLQSLLKAKSKEYGIDPQGQSMFYGSLLPNIIGHRDARATSCPGERLYGLLPSLRDGNLTDTTKITFPTTTVSESRTYSPPQPLPTIQETKKVYKASPLLMSQVAPAVPGEILTLNIHFRNEGNTVWNSDTMVRPTFLPTGLTLIKQAKQNEDLVSPDGTATFLPQFMVDQSLAKSKATVELYVVPNGMVDLSSYKTKVDIVIGAVPVNQDISLNGVSAPDQVKAALKKNLVAAQVKRSTDSFSRFIIQDIGGEPVTETTPNVVPSKIRVKLSVPDAAVIAQANNSYQLIIDESMKHAGVSSEEITISAELQGLMAKVGTNVYHGKVVRLVPLGDNPIVTLVNFKHSPEWNLNLNDNQYRGIMEWRIISGKLTTINELPLEEYLQGLAEVSNSAPMEKQKVMAIIARSYASFYLIKDKKFPGLPYDLDDNPNVSQKYLGYGYEKRSPAFVEAVHVTKGQVLKYQGEVVKTPYFSKSDGRTRSAEEVWGWTHTPYLSSVPDPLCQNPEGKLSGHGVGLSGCGAEEAAKRGYTAAQILQYYYPGTEMGEI; the protein is encoded by the coding sequence ATGTTATTGCTACGGAAAATAGCACTTATCGCTTTAGTTGCGCTGTTATTGGGAGACAACTTTTCTAGCTTCCTGATAACTGACAATTTGTTGAGAACAATTATTCAACCTTCTTATGCTGCTAGCGAATTATTGCCATTCAATGACCAGGTTTTGACTATTCCAGCCCAAGAAGAAAATGCAACGTACATTTCTAACTGGTTTTCTGTACAGGCTTTCTATGGCTTGCAATTAACTTGGCAGGCGACAAGCGCCCAATCTGTAATATTCTCATATCGCACTCAACTTAATGCTCAATGGGAGCCTTTTGTTCAAGATGTTGATAGTGTTGATGGTATTGCTTTACCAGTATTTACCAAGATGAGTGAACAAATACAGATTAAGGCTGATTTGAGGAAAGATGCCAATCAAGTACCAGCAATTTCATCAGTGCGATTATCTTTAGTAGATCCTGGTAAAAGTGCTCTAGCTATTTCCTCAGCACAAGCTGATGAGGCTGTTATCACTAGAACTACGTGGGGAGCAGATGAATCATTACGTTTGCGTACGACAAGAGATCGGATTCGAACAGAGCAGGCAAAAAAGAAACCGGTTGAGTTAGCAAAACCTGATCCTATTCCCGCCACCCCCAAAAGTGACGAACCAAAGAAACCCACTGAAGAAAGTGAGTATGGTCCGAACTGTTCAAAATTGGAAGCAAAATATCCCCAAGAACTGAAAGTAGTAAGTGTTAGTCGTAATAATCCAGCTGGCGAAGAATATACTTGGCCGGTGGCATATGCAGCAAAGTTAAGAAAACTTGTGGTTCATCATACTGACATGGACATCAAAGATTACGATCAGAATGGAGTAATAGATAATGATGATTATAAGGCTGCAGTCCGAGCTATTTACTATTTTCACACTATTTCTCGAGATTGGGGTGATATCGGCTACAATTATCTCATTGATCCAGCTGGTCATATTTATGAAGGTCGAGCGGGAGGAGATATGGCAATTGCAGCTCATACTCTTTGTAAAAATAATGGAGCCTTAGGCATTGCTTTGCTTGGTCGCTTCCAAGACAGTTATCCTAGTGAAGCTGCTTTGGTCAGTCTGCAAAGTCTTCTCAAGGCTAAATCAAAAGAATATGGCATTGATCCTCAAGGCCAGAGCATGTTCTATGGCAGCTTGCTGCCCAACATTATTGGCCATCGTGATGCCCGAGCCACCAGCTGTCCTGGAGAAAGATTATATGGTTTATTACCCTCATTGCGAGATGGTAATTTAACTGATACTACAAAAATTACTTTTCCTACAACCACAGTCAGTGAATCTCGTACCTATTCTCCGCCCCAACCACTACCCACTATTCAGGAAACAAAGAAGGTCTACAAAGCATCCCCGCTGCTAATGTCTCAAGTGGCGCCTGCTGTTCCTGGTGAAATCTTGACTCTCAATATCCATTTCCGCAATGAGGGCAACACCGTGTGGAATAGCGATACTATGGTAAGACCAACATTTTTACCTACCGGTCTAACATTAATCAAACAAGCGAAACAAAATGAGGATTTAGTATCTCCCGATGGCACTGCGACCTTTTTACCTCAATTCATGGTCGATCAATCTTTAGCTAAAAGTAAAGCGACGGTTGAGCTTTATGTGGTTCCTAACGGTATGGTCGATCTGTCTTCCTACAAAACAAAAGTTGATATTGTGATTGGAGCTGTTCCCGTCAATCAAGATATTTCTTTGAATGGTGTATCTGCTCCTGATCAGGTGAAGGCTGCATTGAAGAAAAACTTGGTAGCAGCTCAGGTAAAAAGATCGACCGATAGTTTTTCCCGTTTTATCATTCAAGATATAGGGGGTGAACCTGTAACTGAGACAACGCCCAATGTCGTCCCCAGCAAGATCAGGGTAAAGCTTTCTGTTCCCGATGCAGCGGTAATTGCTCAGGCAAATAACAGTTATCAATTGATTATCGATGAATCAATGAAACATGCAGGTGTTTCATCAGAAGAAATAACAATTTCCGCTGAACTCCAGGGTCTAATGGCTAAAGTTGGTACCAATGTATATCACGGAAAGGTGGTTCGACTGGTACCATTAGGCGACAATCCTATAGTCACCCTAGTGAATTTTAAACATAGCCCAGAATGGAATCTTAATCTTAATGATAATCAATATCGGGGCATAATGGAGTGGCGCATTATTAGTGGCAAATTAACCACTATCAATGAATTGCCATTGGAAGAATATTTGCAAGGTTTGGCTGAGGTTTCTAATAGTGCTCCCATGGAAAAGCAAAAAGTAATGGCTATCATTGCCAGATCATATGCATCTTTCTACCTAATCAAGGATAAAAAGTTTCCCGGATTACCTTATGACTTAGATGATAATCCTAATGTTTCCCAAAAGTACTTGGGTTATGGTTATGAAAAACGTTCACCAGCTTTTGTGGAAGCGGTACATGTGACCAAGGGCCAAGTACTCAAATATCAGGGAGAAGTGGTCAAGACACCTTATTTCAGTAAAAGTGATGGTCGTACCCGCAGTGCTGAAGAAGTCTGGGGCTGGACGCATACGCCCTATTTATCATCTGTGCCAGATCCATTGTGTCAGAACCCTGAAGGTAAATTGTCGGGTCATGGAGTAGGTCTGTCTGGTTGTGGCGCTGAAGAAGCTGCTAAAAGAGGCTATACTGCTGCCCAAATATTGCAATATTATTATCCTGGGACTGAAATGGGAGAGATTTAA
- the gyrA gene encoding DNA gyrase subunit A, with translation MDNGKVENREISTEMQDSYLQYAMSVIIARALPDARDGLKPVQRRIVYAMHEMGLGPNSKYRKSAKIVGEVMAKFHPHGDMSIYGTVVRMAQPFSMRYTLVDGQGNFGSIDGDSAAAQRYTEARMTDFAQQMGSDIEKETVDFRPNYDATEEEPMVLPTRIPNLLLNGSEGIAVGLATKIPPHNLNEVIDGLLLVLDKPECTIEEVMEKVPGPDFPTAGVIYGGESLKEAYMTGRGKFTIRGVAEIEEKKTGRFDIIITEIPYQVNKALLIERIAELVNDKKIVGISDLRDESTEDIRVVIELKKDAYPKKILNQLFEYTTLQTDFHINMIALVDGCKPRLMTLKGLLETFIGHRRIIVTRRTQYELKIAKDRAHILEGLNKALDHIDEVISTIRNAPTKEEASLTLQQRFALSERQTQAILEMRLQQLAGLERQKIQDEYQKKLALIAELEGILASQEKITAIVRQELLEIKEKYGDARRTKLMKRSLKDFSEEDLIPDEAMVVMLTKSNYIKRLPPSTYRSQHRGGKGVSGITTKEEDSVEHILTTTTHTEIFFFTSIGRVFRLKTWEIPQASRIAKGQAIVNLLQLRPEERITSMLPVEKETEAKYYFMATTGGTIKKTAISDFTNVRASGLIAIKLKENEQLSWVEPTTGKDHLMLITAQGQSVMFNESDARPMGRASQGVRGIKLKGNDKVVQLLKVPETEGSILVLMKNGYGKMTKKKEFSAQKRGGSGVRIAKVTTKTGVIVGGRFLYMPEENAADIMVTSTQGQIIRLPVKSIPTIGRSTQGVIVMRLDSNDHVVSFTLYKEDPNAPISVEVPETTGASLAV, from the coding sequence AAGAATTGTCTATGCGATGCATGAAATGGGACTTGGTCCCAACTCCAAATATCGTAAATCAGCTAAAATTGTGGGAGAAGTGATGGCAAAATTTCACCCTCATGGAGATATGTCCATTTATGGCACCGTGGTAAGAATGGCACAGCCTTTTTCCATGCGTTATACACTAGTAGATGGCCAAGGAAATTTCGGTTCTATCGATGGCGATTCTGCTGCAGCCCAACGTTATACTGAGGCTCGCATGACTGATTTTGCTCAGCAAATGGGCAGTGATATTGAGAAAGAGACAGTAGACTTTCGACCTAATTACGATGCCACCGAAGAAGAGCCAATGGTACTCCCCACCCGTATTCCCAACTTGTTGCTTAATGGCAGTGAAGGTATTGCTGTGGGCTTAGCAACCAAAATCCCTCCTCATAACTTAAATGAAGTAATTGATGGCTTGCTTTTGGTACTCGACAAACCTGAATGTACTATTGAGGAAGTGATGGAAAAAGTACCCGGTCCAGATTTTCCTACTGCCGGCGTAATTTATGGTGGCGAATCACTCAAGGAAGCTTACATGACTGGGCGTGGTAAATTTACTATTCGTGGGGTAGCGGAAATTGAAGAAAAAAAGACCGGACGCTTTGATATTATTATTACCGAGATTCCTTACCAGGTTAATAAGGCACTATTAATTGAACGCATTGCTGAATTGGTTAATGACAAGAAAATTGTGGGCATTTCTGATCTGCGTGATGAGTCTACTGAAGATATTCGGGTGGTGATCGAACTCAAGAAAGATGCCTATCCTAAAAAGATATTGAATCAATTGTTTGAGTACACAACCCTACAAACAGACTTTCATATTAATATGATCGCCTTGGTTGACGGCTGCAAACCAAGACTTATGACCTTAAAAGGGTTATTAGAAACTTTCATAGGACATAGACGTATTATTGTTACTCGTCGCACCCAATATGAACTTAAGATAGCGAAAGATCGGGCTCATATTTTGGAAGGATTAAATAAAGCTCTCGATCATATCGATGAAGTGATTAGCACTATTAGAAATGCACCAACCAAAGAAGAGGCCAGCCTAACCTTACAACAACGCTTTGCTTTGAGTGAAAGACAAACTCAAGCAATTTTGGAAATGCGTCTCCAACAACTAGCAGGGCTGGAAAGACAAAAGATTCAGGATGAATATCAAAAGAAGCTGGCATTAATTGCTGAGCTAGAAGGCATTCTCGCTAGCCAAGAGAAAATTACTGCCATCGTCAGACAAGAATTATTAGAGATTAAAGAAAAGTATGGTGATGCCCGCAGAACCAAGCTCATGAAGCGTTCACTGAAAGATTTCTCTGAAGAAGATTTAATTCCCGATGAGGCAATGGTAGTGATGCTGACAAAGAGCAACTATATCAAACGTTTACCACCATCTACTTACCGTTCACAACATCGTGGTGGCAAAGGCGTATCTGGTATTACTACCAAAGAAGAAGATAGTGTAGAGCATATTCTCACTACTACAACCCATACCGAAATCTTTTTCTTCACTTCCATAGGCCGAGTATTTAGATTGAAAACATGGGAAATACCTCAGGCATCTCGTATTGCCAAAGGCCAGGCCATAGTAAATTTGTTGCAATTACGACCGGAAGAAAGAATTACTTCAATGTTGCCTGTGGAAAAAGAAACGGAAGCTAAGTATTACTTTATGGCTACCACTGGTGGCACTATTAAGAAAACTGCGATTTCAGATTTTACTAATGTGCGGGCATCTGGCCTCATTGCTATTAAACTGAAAGAAAATGAACAGCTGTCATGGGTAGAACCAACCACTGGAAAAGATCACTTAATGTTGATTACCGCTCAAGGACAAAGTGTTATGTTCAATGAATCCGATGCTCGTCCAATGGGAAGAGCAAGCCAGGGTGTTCGGGGTATCAAGCTTAAAGGTAATGATAAAGTTGTTCAGCTGCTTAAAGTTCCTGAAACAGAAGGCTCAATCTTAGTATTGATGAAAAATGGTTATGGAAAAATGACCAAGAAAAAAGAGTTTTCCGCTCAAAAGCGTGGCGGTAGTGGTGTCCGAATCGCTAAAGTAACAACCAAAACTGGAGTAATAGTGGGTGGCAGATTCCTCTACATGCCCGAAGAAAATGCTGCTGATATTATGGTTACCTCCACTCAAGGACAAATTATTCGCCTGCCTGTTAAGAGCATTCCTACTATTGGTAGATCTACTCAAGGAGTAATTGTAATGCGTCTGGATAGCAACGATCATGTAGTATCATTCACTCTTTACAAAGAAGATCCGAACGCACCTATTAGCGTCGAAGTGCCCGAAACAACTGGAGCAAGTTTAGCAGTTTAG